GCAGCCAAATGATAAAGTAGTGGATAAAAAAATTAGTTAAGGTGGGGAAACGATATGGTGCAAATAAGTAGTAACTTTCTCTTTACCGCATTTATTTTATATTTAATTGCCACTCTATTTTTCGGGGGAGCAATTAAAGAAAAAGGTCACAAATGGGCAAATGTAGGAATAACGATTACAATTTTAGGGTTTATTGCACAAACAGTATATTTTGTTACAAGGTGGATTGCATCAGGACATGCACCAGTTAGTAACTTTTTTGAATTCGGTACGTTTTTCGGCATGATGCTTGTCGGAGCATTTATTGTCATGTATTTTATGTACCGCGTAAGTATAATCGGACTCTTTGCATTACCAGTTGCGCTTTTATTAATTGCCTATGCGAGTATGTTTCCGAGGGAAATATCTCCGCTTATTCCATCTTTAAAAAGTAATTGGTTACATATTCACGTGACGACTGCGGCTGCAGGACAAGCAATATTAGCAATTAGCTTTATTACGGGCGTTATGTACTTATTAAAAAATGTAGATCAATCAACGAGAAGCAAACGTACATTTTGGTTAGAGACTGTCGTGTTCACACTTGTTTGTACAGTTGGATTTATTGGAGTGACAACGGTATTTTCTAGTATGAAATATGAAGCGAAGTTTCAATGGATTGATAAAAATGAACAACAAGTAGAAATGAAGTACAATCTTCCGGCTTTAGTGGGGCCGCATGAAGGAAAGTTATTGACAGAAAATAAATTAGAACCAAAAGCTGAAGTCCCAGCGATTGTAAATGCGAAAAAATTAAATACTGTAATTTGGTCAGTGTTAGTTGGGACGTTACTTTATCTTGTATTAAGACTTGTTTTACGGAAACGAGTATCAGCGGCGCTGCAGCCGTTAGTAAAAAATACAAATAGTGATTTACTAGATGAAATTGGATATCGATCTATTGCAATTGGATTCCCTGTTTTCACATTAGGTGCATTAATTTTTGCGATGATTTGGGCTCAAATAGCGTGGACACGTTTTTGGGGCTGGGATCCAAAAGAAGTTTGGGCGCTTATTACTTGGCTCTTTTATGCGGCGGTATTACATTTACGCTTATCAAAAGGGTGGCACGGAGAGAAGTCAGCATGGTTAGCGGTAATTGGTTTTGCAATCATTATGTTTAACTTTATTGTAGTAAACTTAATTATCGCGGGTTTACATTCATACGCATAGAGAAATAAAATAGGAGAGTGAATGTCACTTTCCTATTTTATTTTTGTCAACTTTTCTTCTTTTTTGAGAAAAACATGACAAAGTAGCGGTTGATTTTGTAAAATGATGTCGAGGACATTATATACCGTTCAAAAAAAATACATAGTTTTGGAAAAAAATTGAACAAACTTTATTATTCTTGTGAAGCATAATATAGAAAGTGAAACATTTAGAAGATTGCTTAAATAAACGAGAATAGCGCAACATAATAGTGTAGAAGGGTAGGTGTGAACCGTTGTGGTAAAAGTACGCAACGGGTAAAAATGGAAAATGAATCAAGAATTTTAATTGTAGACGATGAGGATCGTATTCGTCGTTTATTGAAAATGTATTTAGAAAGAGAACAATACACAATTGAAGAAGCGGATAATGGTGATACAGCTTTAGAAATGGCGTTACAAAATGATTATGATTTAATCTTATTAGATCTTATGATGCCTGGTAAAGATGGTATTGAAGTATGTAAAGGGGTTCGTGAGAAGAAAGCGACGCCAATTATTATGTTGACAGCAAAGGGTGAAGAAGTAAACCGCGTACAAGGGTTTGAGGTAGGAACGGATGATTATATCGTGAAACCATTTAGCCCACGTGAAGTAGTGCTTCGTGTGAAAGCGGTCTTACGCCGTTCTGTACCAACAACATTCTTTACACAAGATACAACGACAAAAGATGTTACGGTGTTCCCACATTTAACAATTGATAATGATGCACACCGTGTTACAGCAGATGGTAATGAGGTGAACTTAACACCGAAAGAGTACGAATTACTATTATTCTTAGCGAAAGCGCCTGATAAAGTATTTGATCGTGAGCAATTATTAAAAGAAGTATGGCAATATGAATTCTTCGGAGATTTACGTACAGTTGATACGCATGTAAAGCGTTTACGTGAGAAGTTAAGCAAAAAATCACCAGATGCTGCGAAGATGATTGTTACCGTTTGGGGCGTAGGTTACAAGTTTGAGGTTGTGAACGACTGATGCTTTGGAGAAGTGTAGTAGGGAAGTTATGGATGACCATATTACTTCTCGTTTCGTTTGTGCTCGGATTTGTTGCGATTTTACTTTCACAGTTTTTTAGAACATATTATGTTGATATGAGTGAAGCTAGGCTTCAAAAGGTTGCAACAAGTGTTTCGGAGTTAATTGAAGAAGGTGCCGATGTAAAAACGATTGAGAATATCGCGTACAAATTCTCTGATCCACTTTCAAGGATCATTATTGTGGAAGATGGTAAAGAAATATCTTCTTCGCCGAAACAAGAAGGGTTAGTCACTCTTACAATAGATAATTTGAAAGAAGATAAAGAATTAGCGGCTGTTTTTACAGACAAAAAAGAAATTAAAAATAACATTAGAAAAGCCTCTAATAGTAGGAAGAATAAAAACACTGAAAATGATATTATGATTGTCGGAAAACCAGTACAGTCAAAAAATCAAAGTGCAGTGTTCGTATATGAATCTTTACAAGTACCGATACAAGGTATGGAGAGAACGACTGATTTCATATTCTTATCAGCAGGGATTGCGATTATATTAACAACTTTCTTTGCATTCTTCTTATCTACTCGAATTACAGCACCACTCCGTAAAATGCGTGAGGTTGCTTTTGAGGTGGCGCGTGGGAAGTTTGATACGAAAGCCCCTATGGTATCTCAGGATGAGATTGGTGAGCTTGCAACAGCTTTAAATCAAATGGGAAAACAGTTGAAGTTTAATATGAATGCCCTGCAGCAAGAGAAAGAACAGTTAGCTAGTATTTTAAGTAGTATGGCAGATGGGGTTATTACGTTAAATCAGGAAGGTGAAGTTGTTGTAATCAATCCGCCAGCTGAACATTTTCTGCAAGTATGGCAAGAAGAAAAAGAAGTAGAGCTCAGTAAAAAACTACCTTCTGAACTTGTTGAACTATTCCATCTCGTTGTAGAAAGCGAACAACAACAGGTGGTTGAAATTAATTTACAAAAAGGCAACTATGTAGTACTTATGACGCCGCTTTACAACCAAACGAAAATTCGTGGGGCGGTAGCTGTATTGCGTGATATGACGGAAGAACGCCGTCTAGAGAAGATGCGTCAGGACTTTATTGCGAACGTATCACATGAACTTCGTACACCGATGGTAATGCTTCAAGGGTATAGTGAAGCAATATTAGATGATATTGTGCAAACGAAAGAAGAAATTAATGAATTTGTTCAAATCATTTATGATGAATCCGTTCGTTTAGGTAAACTTGTAAATGAATTATTAGATTTAGCACGTATGGAAAGTGGTAATGTAGAGTTACATATCGGTGAAGTAGATATTCATCCTTTCGTTGAAAAAATAGGTCGTAAATTCCAAGGGATTGCAAAGGATAAGGGAGTCGAATTAACGGTTGATTTCCAAAATCCAATTGAGCAATACCCGTTTGATGCAGATCGTATGGAACAAGTATTGACGAATTTAATTGATAACGCAATTCGTCATACGAATGCAGGCGGACATGTAACGCTTGTAATTGATACGAAAAATAATGGACTTATTTTTGAAGTACAAGATTCGGGTGCTGGTATTCCAGAAGAAGATATTCCATTTTTATTTGATCGTTTCTATAAAGCTGATAAAGCAAGAACACGTGGGAAAAAAGGTGGGACAGGACTCGGACTTGCGATTGCAAAAAATATTGTGCAAGGTCATGAGGGGAAAATTGCTGTTTCAAGTGTTGTTGGAGAAGGAACTACATTCTCTGTATATTTGCCGAATCGTATAATTTAGATATACGTTTTTAAAGTTGATAATGAATAAAGTTCTACTGTTTTTTATTTTTTTGTAAAATCAATGAAATAAATAATAGTAGAACTTTTTTTCTATACTTAGTCGAATGAAGAATAATAAGAGGAGTGTCGTAAAGCGATGAAATTATATACGAAAACAGGAGATAAAGGGGAAACAAGTGTAATAGGTGGCAGAGTGGCTAAAGATGATATTCGAGTTGAAGCATATGGCACGATAGATGAGGCGAATTCTCATATTGGATATGCAATGACGAAGCTACAAGGCGGGTCTTTCGGAGATATTTACAATGAACTTGAAAATATTCAACATGAACTATTTGATTGCGGAGGAGACTTGGCGATAGTAGCAGGAAAAATTCCTTATAAAGTAACGATTGAAATGGTCGAAAGCCTAGAAAAAAGGATTGATTTGTATATAGAAGAAGCACCGCCTTTAGAGCGCTTTATTTTACCAGGTGGAAGCGAGCCGGCAGCTGCTATTCATATTGCACGTACGGTTGTAAGGCGGGCGGAGCGATGTATAGTGTCTTTACAAAAAGAAGGGAAAATAAATGAAGTTGTTTTAAAGTATGTAAATAGATTATCTGATTATTTGTTTGCAGTAGCTAGAGTAATAAACGCTCGATTACAAGTAAAAGATGTGGAGTATAACCGCAGTGCAATCGTTTTTCGTGATAAAAATGAGAAGGAAGTGGAGTGATTCACTTTCTTTTTTTGTATACTTTTATCTGTAATATACCAAAATAGAGAGGGTATAGTGGTAATTAGAAAACGGAGGATGTATATGAAAGTGTTAAAATGTGGCGTCATGTTATTGACAGTATTATTTTTATCTCAATTACATGTGTACGCAGAGGGAAATCAATGGACATGGCCTGTTGAAGGACAGATAAGTGATTATTTTGGGACAAGGCACGGAAAACACTACGGTATAGATATAGCGGCACCGATCGGCACGCTTGTGGCAGCTATTCAAGAAGGTAAGGTAACAAAGTCTTATTATTCAAGTAGTTACGGAAATGTTGTATTTATTAAACATGGAGAATATGAGGCTGTATATGCACATTTAAATAAGAGATATGTAGTTCAAGGGGATTATATTTCAAAAGGAGAAATAATTGGAGAAGTAGGAAATACAGGAGAATCTCGGGGTGCACACTTACATTTAGAAGTTCATCAAGGGAGATGGACGATGGCGAAAAAAAATGCGATGAATCCATTGCTTGTTTTACATGAACAAAGAAACGAAGTTGTTTCCTCATCGTTATATGTCGTTCAAAAAGGGGACACTTTAGTTAGCATTGCACGGAAATTTAGTATGTCAGTTAAAGAAATTAAAGAAAAAAATGGGCTGCAGCAAGAGCTCATTTATCCGAATCAACAATTATATGTAAAGTAAAAAAGAGCTAGTTCACAACTAGCTCTTTTTTTACCAAAAAATAAAGACACATATAAATCCAGAAATAGCTAAGTAGCTATATAAGTAAAATACTTTCGTTCTTGTTTTTTCGTTTGTTCGAAACAGTACAATAGTCGGTTCAATTAAACCGATTGTCAAACAAAGTAAACCAAGAAGCATACAACCAATTGAAATGGAGTACAAGGCGATTTGTGGTGCTTGAAATGGAATCATCCACTTTAATAAAAATGCAATAAGTGCAGTGTAGCAAATGCTGCCGATGTATTTATTCAATGGTGCATTAGAACGAAAACCTGGAAGTTTTTTTAAGAAAGAGCGAGAAACAACTTCAGTTTGTAAAGATGTATGCTCTTCGATTATTTTTTGAGCTTCTTTTCCTTTTTGGAAAAGGGATAATATCCAGTTTCGCTCCCCTTGGAAAATAAATTGGGAAGTTGTTAAATAATGATCCACCTTCACTTTATTCCAACTCTTCCACGGATGACGCTCACATAATTTTAATTTACTTTCTGTTTTTTTATCATACTGATAAATACTGATGCCATCTTCATCGAAAGCAGCATAGTATGTCTCGCTTGAGAATGTGCCTAAATCAATTGGACAGTAGAAAAGTAATTCTTTTTTTAAGTAAAAGTATTCTTTTCTTAAGTTTTTTTTCATTGCTTCTCGAATAGAGTGTCTCTTTTCTTTCTTCATGACATTTCCTCCATAATCCAGAAAATGTTCTTATCTTAACAATTCAACATCTTATCACTTTTAATTATATATGACTAGGGGATTCGTAGGAGAAATGCCGAATACTAAAAAATCTGGAGTGTATTGTAAAATATAATGAATGGATTGGTTATATAAAATTAATAACTTATTTTTAATAAGTTACGCTTTTTTTGTTCACAATACGATCATGTTGTTGTATAATGAAATGGAAAATAGAATATCGGTCTATCTTCGGGGCAGGGTGAAAATCCCGACCGGCGGTGATGAACTATATATGATTTTGTTCTAAGCCCGCGAGCCGTTAAGGCAGGATTTGGTGTGATTCCAAAGCCGACAGTATAGTCTGGATGGGAGAAGATGGAGGTTCAAGCGTTCAAAAAAGATATGGATTTGAACGTCTGTTTGATGTGCCTTAAATTCTCCCTTTGTGTAAAACACAAAGGGTTTTTTCGTTCTATGAAAAAGTAGGCATAGCAGAACCTTTCCACTTTCCATGAGATGATCGATGGAAAAGGAGAGAGAAAGATGAAACAAAAAAACAGTGTAGTGCAGATGGTGAGTGTAGCGATGCTAAGTAGTATTGCATATTTACTGATGATGTTGGATTTCCCGTTCCCAGGGCTTCCGCCATTTTTAAAAATTGATTTTAGTGATGTACCAGCTCTAATTGCTGCGATTATTTTCGGGCCAGTTGCAGGGATAATTGTAGAGGCGATAAAGAACATTTTACATTACGGGATTCAAGGGAGTTTAACGGGAGTACCAGTTGGAGAAATTGCTAACTTTATTGCAGGATGTTTATTTATTGGACCAGCAGCTTTCTTATTTAGAAAGTATCGTACTGTTAAAAGTTTAACGACAGGATTAATGCTAGGGACAATTACAATGGCACTCATTATGAGTGTATTAAATTACATCATCATATTCCCAGCTTACACTTGGTTTTTAAATTCACCAGCTATGTCTAGCGAGGCTATAAGAACAACGGTTGTAACAGCGATTTTACCATTTAATTTGATTAAAGGAATTGTTGTGACAATTGTATTTGTAGCGTTATTCTCACGCCTGAAAGTATGGGTGTTTGCAAAAATGAAAAATGCATAAAATATAAAATGTGGAATAAAACCATTAGTAGTATAGAACTACTAGTGGTTTTTTTATTAAGGACAATGAAAATAGAAAACAAAAAATACCCCTCAAATGAATGAGGGGTATTTTTTGAAGTTAATAAAAGACTATTCGAATTTTAAAGCATCGCCGTCGAATGATTCGTCAGCAACTTTGATTGAGTCAGTTGGACAACCTTCGAATGCATCCATCATATCTTCAAGTAATACATCTGGAATTTCAACGATACCTTGGTTATCATCTAATGTTACGAATGCAATACCTTCATCATCATAGTCATAAATGTCTGGTGCAGCAGCGCCACAAGCACCACATGCGATACAAGTATCTTTATCAACGATTGTATATTTTGCCATCTTTTTTCCCTCCTGATAATATGTATGTGAAAAGCTCGCCATAAAAATTATAACCTTATTGTAAAACGGTTTTTAAAACTTTTCAACATAAAATTATAATGATAATGCTTATCAATTAGAGTGTCAACTGATTTTTGCATTATGTCATAAGATTTTCAAAATACGTAAATGTTATTTCGTTTGGTACAATAGAATATATACAAGTATATAGTACAAATATGATAAGTTTTATGAATAAGGGTAGATGGTAATGTATCAAAAAGTAATTAAGTTAGATTGAAGGGTGGAAGCGGTAATGCAACTACAATATACTTTATTGTATTGTTTAAAACAATTGAATGGTGAAAGGACCGTTTCTTCTATTTATTATTTATTAAAGGGAAAACGTTCTTCGCAAACATTACAAGATGGAAATATGTTCCGAATTTCTTTTTTGTTTGGAATATATAAATCGTTAAATAGAGCTGAGTATAATCGTGAAGTTGCAAAGTTATTGCAAGCAGATTTGATTCAAGAGATACATGAAAATACATATTGGTTAACACCTAAAGGTAAAAAGCAGTTACATACATGGGAGGAAGTGTATGCTTTTCCAGCGCATTTACATGGTTTGCACTATGGTGAATTAGGTGAAACGTTTTGGAAAAGATTATCTTTAATTATTCAAACTATATCTAATTTACAACAGAATAATACGAAGTTTATTCCTATTCAACAAGATACAGAAATAATGGTGTGGGTGAAACGCTTTTTAACAGGTATGCCATATAGACGAAGTGAATTGGCGAAAAGATTATGGGAAGAAATACATAATCTTTTAGGAAAATGTGATGTGGTAGAAGCGACGATTGTAACATATAGATTAACAGGATATGAACGTATCGGTTGTACATTACAGCAGTTAGCGGAAATTACAAAACAAGATATATTCAGGGTGTACTTTTTATTTTGGGGTACAATTCATTTCCTTATACAAGAAGTTCGAGATAAAGAAAATGAATTTCCATTATTAGCTGAGATTATTTCTTATCCAAATGAGAGAGCTGAATTATTTAGTTTATCAACGAAAAAAACATATAATTTTTGGAGGCAAGGGCGCTCTTTAGAAGAAATAGCGACAATTAGAAATTTAAAGGTTGCAACGATAGAAGATCATTTTGTTGAAATTGCTTTGCGAGAAAGAGATTTTTCTATCGAGATGTTTATGAAAAAAGACAAAATAGATAAGGTAACAAGAGTAATTGATACATTACAAACACGTAAGTTGCGTGAGTTGAAACAAGCGGTTGGAGAGGATATCTCTTATTTTGAAGTTCGTCTTGTATTGGCGCGGATGGAGGGTATAAATGAAACTTGAGGAATATTTATATAGGTGGTTTGGGTATTCTGAATTTCGTCCAGGTCAAAAAGGAGTAATTACAGATTTATTAGAAGGAAAAGATGTTATAGCAATGCTTCCGACCGGAAGAGGGAAGTCTATGTGTTATCAACTTCCAGGGTTAATGCAAGAAGGAACAGTACTTGTAGTATCGCCATTATTATCTTTGATGGAAGATCAAGTTACACAATTAAAATATGTTGTAAAAAACCGAGTGATAGCATTTAATAGTTTTCGGACATTACATGAAAAAAGAGAAGCGATGAAAAAATTAGCTTCATATAAATTTATTTTTGTTTCGCCAGAGATGTTACAGTCGGAATTGTTAATAAGAGAATTGAAGAAAGTTCATATTTCATTATTTGTTGTCGATGAGGCCCATTGTATTTCGCAATGGGGTTATGATTTTAGACCAGATTATAAAAAACTAAATGTAGTCATTGACAATATCGGGTCTCCTACGGTGCTAGCATTAACGGCTACAGCGACGAAAGATGTACTCCGGGATATAGCAGAAAGTCTAGATTTGAAGAATGTGACGCAGCATGTATACTCTATTGATCGCCCAAACATTGCAATGGAAGTACAATTTGTAGAGACGATAGAAGAGAAGAAAGAGGCGCTTTTGGACCAGGTTATGTATTTGCAAGGGCCAGGGATTGTATATTGTTCAAGCAGAGCGTGGACAGAACGTTTAACGGAATATTTAAGAGGAAAAGGCGTTACTGGTGTTGCTTTCTATCATGGTGGTATGGAACATGAAGAGCGTATGTTAATTCAACAGCAATTTATGAATGACCAGTTGCAGCTTGTAATATGTACAAGTGCTTTTGGTATGGGGGTTAATAAGTCGAACACGAGATATATTATTCATTTCCATTATCCAACTAATATAGCTTCCTATTTACAAGAAATCGGAAGAGCTGGAAGAGATGGTGAACCGAGTATAGCTATCTTACTATGTAGTCCATTAGATCACGATTTACCAATTTCAATCATTGAAGATGAATTGCCAAGTCAGTCACAAATACAATTTTTATTCTCTTTACTACAAGAAAAAATGTTTCAAACGAAAGAATTACCAATAGAAGAGGTAGAAGAAATTTGTTATAATGCAGCAAGATTTAATGAACAATATTGGCGTTTCATCCGCTATCATCTAGAGCGGCTTGGAATTATACAACAGCGAAAATTAATGTTAGAGAGCTTGTCAGATGAAATTATGAACAGATTAATAGCTGAAGTAGAAATAAGGCTACGTAATAAATATAGTGAGCTAGAAAACATGAAATCATGGATACAAGTGAAAAGATGTAGACGTGAATATTTGCTGCAACAGTTCGGTTATAGAAAAGAGGACGAGTTGAAAAATTGCTGTGACTATTGTCATATTACAAAAACAGATTATAAAAAAAGACAAGCGCAACAATCGGATTTCGACTATAATTGGGAAACAGAGTTACAAAAGCTTTTCGGTCTAGAAAAGATGGGGGAATGATGAACATTCAAAGGCATAATATTGAAGATATGAGTCCGAAAGAAATACGGCTAAATCTGTATATCACACAGTTCATTATTATTGGTATCGGTTGTTTGCTAGCATATATATTATTCCGAGATATAAAATCGGTGTATAGTCTGTGGAAATGGGAACCGATGTCTATACTTATAATAGGTGGCTTGTTAGCGATTGGTATTGTCTTATTAGATTATGTTGCAATGCGAGTATTTCCAGAGTCTTGGTTTGATGATGGTGGTATTAACGATAGGATGTTTCAAGGAATGTCAGTTATGCACCTACTCGTTATTACATTCATTATCGGCTTTGCAGAAGAATTTTTATTTAGAGGTGTAGTACAGACGCACTTTGGAATTGTAATAGCGAGTTTAGTATTTGCAGTATTACATATTCGATATATAAAAAAGCCGTTTTTGTTTTGTTTCGTCTGTTTCATTAGTTTTGTCTTTGGTTATGTATTTGAATGGACAGGGAATTTGTTTATAACAATCTTTGCACACTTTCTTGTAGATTTTATAATGGGACTCCAATTAAGAAAATAAATGGAAGGTGGTGGTGAACAACATGAGGAAACGAATTCCTGATTTTGAAGAGGAATTAGAAGTTGAGCGAGTGGAAGAAAAAGAAGGTTTACCGCCGCGTAGTGAAATTCATAGAAATAAAGAGAAAAAACAAAAGTTTAAAATGAACCATATTTTCGTCCGAGTTTTAACATTTCTATTCATATTACTACCAATTAGTATTTTATGGTATACAGATAAATATATTCAGGTGAAAAGTGATGGGAATAATGCTGGGAAAAGTGCATTTGAGGTTATTTTCTTTGATTCAGCTAAATCTGAGTCCGAAGCATCGTCCGAGAAAATCATAACGCATACGGTGAAAGAGGGAGAAACTTTAGAAAGTATAGCGAAGCAATATTTTTCAGATGAAACTGGGATCGAAGTAATTAAAAAGTATAATGATTTACAAGAAGATGAAGTGAATGTAGGGCAAGAATTAAAAATTCCGATAAAAGGTAAGTCCACAAAACAAGAGAGTTAGTAAAACACTTACTATAAAAACTGAGGATTATCTTTATGAGGAGGGGAGTAAAAATATATGATATGGATTATCTTATTAAGTACTCTCATATGTATTGGTATTATATTTCTTCTTGTAATGTATAGAGAAGCAACGCGTGATACTGTGTTGGAACATACTTTAGTATTTGAAGAGTTTCCGGAAAGTTTTCAAAAAGTAAATGTATTTTTTATATCTGATATTCATAGAAGGCTCATTTCAAATTCGTTAATTGAACAAGTAAAAGGAAAAGTAGATCTTGTAATTATAGGTGGTGATTTAGCGGAAAAAGGTGTTCCTTTATCGAAAATCTCTGCAAATATACAAAAGTTAAGAGCGATAGCTCCTGTATACTTTGTATGGGGAAATAATGATTATGAGATTGAATATCATGAATTAGATGCGTTGTTATTAGAAAATCATGTGAAAGTTTTAGATAATACAAGAGTTGTATTTGAGTCTGAATTAGGAGAAAAAATTTGTTTGCTTGGTGTAGATGATGTTGGGTTGAAACGTGATCGTTTAGATTTAGCGTTGGCTGATTGTAAAGAAAAGGGGTTTCGCATATTAATTAGCCACAACCCTGATATAATAAATAAAATGTCTGGAAAAGAACAAATTACACTTGTGTTAAGTGGACATACACATGGAGGACAAATCCGATTATTCCCATCTAAAAAACATTTAAAAGGTGGCGTATATAAGCATGCAAATGCGACTCTTTTTGTTAGTAATGGCTATGGAACAACGTTGATTCCACTTCGTTTCCGAGCACCTGCTCAAACGCATATTATTACGTTACGGGGAGGGAAATGATGCCAACTCTAAACGGAAAATATAACATAAAAGCTGTTTCGAAT
This Bacillus paramycoides DNA region includes the following protein-coding sequences:
- a CDS encoding CPBP family intramembrane glutamic endopeptidase, translating into MNIQRHNIEDMSPKEIRLNLYITQFIIIGIGCLLAYILFRDIKSVYSLWKWEPMSILIIGGLLAIGIVLLDYVAMRVFPESWFDDGGINDRMFQGMSVMHLLVITFIIGFAEEFLFRGVVQTHFGIVIASLVFAVLHIRYIKKPFLFCFVCFISFVFGYVFEWTGNLFITIFAHFLVDFIMGLQLRK
- a CDS encoding LysM peptidoglycan-binding domain-containing protein; protein product: MRKRIPDFEEELEVERVEEKEGLPPRSEIHRNKEKKQKFKMNHIFVRVLTFLFILLPISILWYTDKYIQVKSDGNNAGKSAFEVIFFDSAKSESEASSEKIITHTVKEGETLESIAKQYFSDETGIEVIKKYNDLQEDEVNVGQELKIPIKGKSTKQES
- a CDS encoding metallophosphoesterase, which translates into the protein MIWIILLSTLICIGIIFLLVMYREATRDTVLEHTLVFEEFPESFQKVNVFFISDIHRRLISNSLIEQVKGKVDLVIIGGDLAEKGVPLSKISANIQKLRAIAPVYFVWGNNDYEIEYHELDALLLENHVKVLDNTRVVFESELGEKICLLGVDDVGLKRDRLDLALADCKEKGFRILISHNPDIINKMSGKEQITLVLSGHTHGGQIRLFPSKKHLKGGVYKHANATLFVSNGYGTTLIPLRFRAPAQTHIITLRGGK